In the genome of Flexistipes sinusarabici DSM 4947, one region contains:
- a CDS encoding carboxypeptidase-like regulatory domain-containing protein encodes MKHFVAIFLLILFVSPNLNASESNPLSSLYNMFPKMTELKGGSSRWIATGVVHELYDNYVRLESTYNYFSEKTEKIWDIKRDKNYSVDVKLFFAKDNKAAVNLYENMTDKRESRFERDVKFGDEGRIFVRPVSVVNMVSEYNLIFREENFIVHLHTFDGFALMDFADFFQKKINSFVLSNIDMYVFKNFRLKAKKEGYIPEEEELTVEADNASAIVISGRVTDEEGNPVSGVSIDVLGHDKTVVSGAEGYYSVTFVLGEKGVKREFKTNFTLVNRKGQNNKNNKVKMYKMNVIYPEREETFYLRINLDENSGEIYIPSKGIFNNVNDIVKQGDYLEFKRNCTPEGSLFQCRQTYSGLMKESGFQGNWKGTGGKGTFKGIPMKTSSEEYNIAETDFCSIKTVRLTSDNLSGNKQRTDKLYIDQNHGISLKCNRDERDFFIKDVQLKITKKASEERFLLYKYKGHETKGGISLKNKTYIGVVGPNDDFLSIDVFLMPDSLQGMTVLAGGDTQAYNNTISFASGVLYPERQPKLIIEKFITGKAKKSVTGVNVTLKKLVSEKDVASDKGTLGRDGSEDMRLELRIKGVSGDLKAVELSHKGENFYIWNTEPFDIYPAVALFVNGELINQNSGKINFPVDNNAVIDIFIHKPEYLNKSNINMTYKILIGDKWYSGRVEK; translated from the coding sequence ATGAAACATTTTGTTGCGATTTTTCTGCTTATTCTTTTTGTTTCGCCAAATCTGAATGCTTCTGAAAGCAATCCTTTGAGTTCTCTTTATAATATGTTTCCCAAAATGACAGAACTGAAAGGTGGAAGCTCGCGGTGGATTGCCACCGGAGTGGTTCATGAACTGTATGATAATTATGTAAGACTTGAGAGTACTTACAACTATTTCAGCGAAAAGACGGAAAAAATATGGGACATAAAAAGAGATAAAAACTATTCTGTGGATGTAAAACTTTTTTTTGCTAAAGATAATAAAGCTGCTGTGAATCTTTATGAAAATATGACGGATAAGAGAGAAAGCAGATTTGAGCGGGATGTAAAGTTCGGAGATGAGGGAAGAATTTTTGTAAGGCCTGTTTCTGTGGTCAATATGGTGTCAGAGTATAATCTCATTTTCAGAGAAGAGAATTTTATTGTTCATCTTCATACATTTGACGGTTTTGCCCTGATGGATTTCGCCGATTTTTTCCAAAAAAAAATCAATTCATTTGTTTTGAGTAATATAGATATGTATGTTTTTAAAAATTTTCGTCTTAAAGCAAAAAAAGAGGGTTATATCCCGGAAGAAGAGGAGTTAACAGTTGAAGCTGACAATGCCTCAGCAATTGTGATATCCGGCAGGGTCACAGATGAAGAAGGTAATCCTGTCTCTGGAGTCAGTATAGATGTATTGGGGCATGACAAAACGGTGGTTTCAGGTGCTGAAGGGTATTATTCTGTAACGTTTGTATTGGGTGAAAAAGGTGTAAAAAGGGAGTTTAAGACAAATTTTACACTTGTAAACAGAAAAGGGCAAAATAACAAAAATAATAAAGTAAAAATGTATAAAATGAATGTAATATATCCCGAAAGGGAAGAAACATTCTATCTGAGAATAAACTTAGATGAAAATTCCGGGGAAATATACATTCCATCCAAAGGTATTTTTAATAACGTAAATGATATTGTAAAGCAGGGAGATTATCTGGAATTTAAAAGGAACTGTACACCGGAGGGTTCGCTTTTTCAATGCAGACAAACGTATTCGGGGTTAATGAAGGAATCAGGTTTTCAGGGAAACTGGAAAGGCACAGGGGGCAAAGGTACATTTAAAGGGATACCTATGAAAACTTCTTCTGAGGAATACAATATTGCCGAAACGGATTTTTGCAGTATTAAAACGGTCCGGTTAACATCAGATAATTTATCCGGAAATAAACAACGTACTGATAAGCTTTATATCGACCAAAATCACGGTATTTCATTGAAATGCAACAGAGATGAGAGAGATTTTTTTATAAAAGATGTGCAGCTGAAAATTACCAAGAAAGCGTCTGAGGAAAGATTTTTACTTTATAAGTATAAAGGGCATGAGACAAAGGGCGGCATTTCTTTAAAAAATAAAACTTATATTGGAGTTGTAGGTCCTAATGATGATTTTCTCAGCATAGATGTATTTTTAATGCCTGATTCATTGCAAGGGATGACCGTACTTGCAGGGGGCGATACGCAAGCTTATAATAATACAATTTCTTTTGCCTCAGGTGTTCTTTATCCTGAAAGGCAGCCCAAATTAATTATTGAAAAATTTATAACGGGCAAGGCGAAAAAGAGTGTTACGGGCGTTAATGTAACGCTAAAAAAACTTGTAAGTGAAAAGGATGTTGCATCGGATAAGGGAACACTGGGAAGAGACGGAAGCGAGGATATGAGACTGGAGCTCAGGATAAAGGGTGTAAGTGGAGATCTTAAAGCTGTCGAGCTTAGTCATAAAGGAGAAAATTTTTATATTTGGAATACTGAACCTTTTGATATATATCCTGCTGTTGCGCTATTTGTGAACGGGGAGCTGATTAATCAAAACTCAGGGAAAATCAATTTTCCTGTGGACAACAATGCAGTGATTGATATATTTATTCATAAACCTGAATATTTGAATAAATCAAATATCAATATGACTTATAAAATATTAATTGGTGACAAGTGGTACAGCGGCAGAGTGGAAAAATAG
- a CDS encoding thiolase C-terminal domain-containing protein, translated as MTLFGGGTILKIMKRVFIRDVSLSDFGKLKTSLIGIIQETFEKLNMDSDDVDGVFIGLMNPEGFTGVGNIASYITDKLGIYGKPAVRIETASSTGAAVFYSAYAAVKAGLYKNVLVIGAEKMTSLSTHEVTGLISQVIDPYERKTGLTMPALAAIVANRFRYESRIRPSKFQNLLAEVAIKNHFYGSKNPTAHFKKEINREKYFSSKYISEPLRLFDCSPVSDGAAAIVLSSEKGGVEIIGIGQGTDRQSLSKRETITSFDATIKAATQAYQMAGIAPESIDFAEIHDAFTPFEILGLLDTGLLKRSEIENFYLSKEGYHNGRLPVNISGGLKSRGHPLGASGLAQIAEAFKIMTDKYPPEITPEKKDVCLTQSVGGLATNNFVTILRLRGAVLKPAKKDTEEFFSKPPRFKSDSNLRVYSHTRLYSTAEGVESPLDLVICEHNYKKFFARYSDRDKPRIKSRVKITKKENGIVYVKQLRRFSIKG; from the coding sequence TTGACACTATTTGGCGGCGGGACTATACTTAAAATTATGAAAAGAGTTTTTATTAGAGATGTTTCATTATCTGACTTTGGAAAGCTTAAAACCAGCCTTATCGGTATAATTCAGGAGACTTTTGAGAAACTTAATATGGATTCTGATGATGTTGATGGAGTATTTATCGGCCTTATGAATCCTGAAGGTTTCACAGGTGTGGGCAACATTGCTTCCTATATTACGGATAAACTGGGAATATATGGTAAACCGGCTGTTCGTATTGAAACGGCTTCTTCAACAGGTGCAGCTGTTTTTTACAGTGCATATGCAGCAGTAAAAGCAGGTTTATATAAAAATGTACTTGTCATAGGCGCTGAGAAGATGACGAGTCTTTCCACGCATGAAGTTACCGGTTTGATTTCTCAGGTAATTGATCCATATGAACGCAAAACAGGTCTGACGATGCCTGCACTGGCTGCGATCGTGGCTAATCGTTTCCGTTATGAAAGCCGCATCAGACCTTCAAAATTTCAAAATCTCTTAGCAGAAGTTGCAATAAAAAATCATTTTTACGGAAGCAAAAATCCTACTGCTCACTTTAAAAAAGAAATAAACAGGGAAAAATATTTCAGCAGCAAATATATATCCGAACCTTTGAGACTTTTTGACTGTTCACCTGTCAGTGATGGTGCAGCGGCAATTGTTCTTTCTTCTGAAAAAGGCGGTGTGGAGATCATCGGTATTGGTCAGGGTACCGACAGGCAGTCTTTGAGCAAAAGGGAGACGATAACTTCTTTTGATGCAACGATAAAAGCTGCTACTCAGGCTTACCAAATGGCAGGTATTGCTCCTGAATCTATAGATTTTGCAGAAATACACGATGCGTTTACTCCTTTTGAGATTTTAGGGCTCCTGGATACAGGGCTTTTAAAACGTAGTGAAATAGAAAATTTTTATCTTTCAAAAGAAGGATATCACAACGGGAGACTACCCGTGAATATTTCAGGCGGTTTAAAATCCAGAGGACACCCCCTTGGCGCTTCCGGACTTGCTCAGATTGCAGAAGCTTTTAAAATTATGACTGATAAGTATCCTCCGGAAATAACCCCTGAAAAAAAAGATGTATGCCTCACCCAGAGTGTGGGAGGGTTGGCAACAAACAATTTTGTAACAATTTTACGGCTAAGGGGAGCTGTACTGAAGCCTGCTAAAAAAGATACAGAAGAATTTTTCAGCAAACCGCCAAGGTTTAAAAGTGATTCCAATCTCAGGGTTTACTCGCATACCAGGCTTTACTCCACAGCCGAAGGAGTGGAATCCCCTTTAGATCTTGTAATTTGTGAGCATAATTATAAAAAATTTTTTGCACGTTATTCGGATAGAGACAAACCCCGAATAAAAAGCAGAGTTAAAATAACGAAAAAAGAGAACGGTATAGTTTATGTTAAACAACTGCGGCGGTTTTCGATAAAAGGGTAG
- the hcp gene encoding hydroxylamine reductase — protein sequence MSMFCFQCQEAAKNEGCTVKGVCGKDEEVAKLQDALVYLLKGTGFWAKKARQYGVTDEEVDLFILEGLFATVTNVNFDAERFVEYCNKAADLKSKIRDKFLNAYKQKEDSDFSEEIPREAAWEPAKTKEDYLAKAEEDGVLAEENEDIRSLKELLIYGLKGIAAYADHAYVLNEKSDNIFSFAETALAETTRENITSEELISLVMQAGDTAVKAMEILDKANTGRYGKQEITSVNTSLKEGPGILVSGHDLLDLEELLKQTEGTGINIYTHGEMLPANAYPELKKFDHLVGNFGTAWYNQRSEFEEFNGPILFTTNCIVPPKDSYKDRIYTTGLVGWPGCKHIPNAKTGEQKDFSSLIEHAKQLGSLQPQENKELTIGFAKDQVMELADKVIDAVKSGAIKRFVVMGGCDGRHKSREYYTEVAKDLPEDTVILTAGCAKYRYNMLDLGDIGGIPRILDAGQCNDSYSLAYIALQLKDAFGLDDINDLPISYDIAWYEQKAVCVLLALLALGVKGIRLGPTVPAFLSPNVVNVLVENFGIKPIEDPETDIEAMMAGK from the coding sequence ATGAGTATGTTTTGTTTTCAGTGCCAGGAAGCGGCAAAAAATGAAGGCTGCACCGTAAAAGGTGTTTGTGGAAAAGATGAAGAGGTGGCAAAGCTGCAGGATGCGCTTGTATACCTCTTGAAAGGAACAGGATTCTGGGCAAAAAAAGCCCGTCAATACGGAGTAACAGATGAAGAGGTTGACCTTTTTATTCTTGAAGGACTTTTTGCAACCGTTACAAACGTAAATTTTGACGCAGAACGTTTTGTTGAGTACTGCAACAAAGCAGCTGATTTAAAATCAAAAATCAGAGACAAATTCCTCAATGCTTATAAACAAAAAGAAGACAGTGATTTCAGCGAAGAAATACCAAGAGAGGCTGCATGGGAGCCCGCTAAAACAAAAGAGGATTATCTTGCAAAAGCTGAAGAAGACGGAGTCCTGGCTGAAGAGAATGAAGATATAAGATCTTTGAAAGAACTTTTAATTTACGGCCTTAAAGGTATTGCAGCATATGCTGATCATGCCTATGTCCTGAATGAGAAGAGTGATAATATTTTTTCTTTTGCTGAAACAGCTCTTGCTGAGACTACAAGAGAAAATATTACATCCGAAGAACTTATCTCTCTCGTTATGCAAGCCGGAGACACAGCTGTCAAAGCCATGGAAATCCTTGACAAAGCCAATACCGGCAGATACGGCAAACAGGAAATAACATCAGTAAACACAAGTCTGAAAGAAGGGCCAGGCATTCTGGTTTCAGGGCACGATCTTCTGGATCTCGAAGAGCTGCTTAAACAGACAGAAGGAACAGGGATCAACATTTACACTCACGGGGAAATGCTGCCCGCAAACGCATATCCGGAATTGAAAAAATTTGACCATTTAGTTGGAAACTTCGGAACAGCCTGGTACAATCAAAGGTCCGAATTTGAGGAATTTAACGGTCCCATTCTTTTCACCACAAACTGTATAGTTCCGCCAAAAGACTCTTACAAAGACAGAATTTACACCACTGGGCTTGTTGGTTGGCCGGGATGTAAGCACATCCCTAATGCAAAAACCGGCGAGCAAAAAGATTTTTCTTCGTTAATAGAGCATGCCAAACAACTTGGAAGCTTGCAGCCTCAGGAAAACAAAGAATTGACAATAGGTTTTGCAAAAGATCAGGTTATGGAACTGGCCGATAAAGTAATTGACGCTGTAAAAAGTGGTGCAATCAAGCGGTTTGTTGTAATGGGAGGCTGTGACGGAAGGCATAAGAGCAGAGAATATTATACTGAAGTTGCAAAAGATCTTCCTGAAGATACTGTAATACTTACAGCCGGTTGTGCAAAATACCGCTATAACATGCTTGATCTTGGAGATATCGGAGGAATACCAAGAATCCTTGATGCAGGTCAGTGCAATGACTCATATTCCCTGGCTTACATAGCATTACAGCTAAAGGATGCATTCGGTCTGGATGATATTAATGATTTACCCATTTCCTACGACATCGCATGGTACGAGCAGAAAGCTGTTTGTGTGTTACTTGCATTACTTGCTCTCGGAGTAAAAGGAATAAGGTTAGGACCTACAGTTCCGGCATTTTTATCACCTAATGTGGTAAATGTGCTGGTTGAAAATTTCGGAATTAAACCGATTGAAGATCCTGAAACAGACATTGAAGCAATGATGGCTGGTAAATAA
- a CDS encoding IS1380-like element ISFsi1 family transposase has protein sequence MSKLNYKLERSNDKITPFGGISLLIPLLDKMGIRDFLDKELDHPGSNRGKPPSSKIIPVILSMICGGRSFSDIDKLSFDKVLSYISGIEDIPDSSSISRYFSKTESMLDEVAVNKTISKLGSLNYKIVKDALKRENLFSVTLDQDATYAKVYKRDAKYCYKKFKAYSSMTCFIGESGYCIDEEFREGNVSAQVGILEQLQRVHKYLESCGIEVSNVRNDSAGYQSKVLNYCFDNDLTFFIGGDLDSSVRKGINHIPSDSWKRYRNRYGDESDNEEIAEFIHCMENTKESFRIIVVRKKIESDNPTVPELLGDKYEYRVIATNSKLDAEKVVHFYNLRGVCEYNIKEAKYGFNLKSFPSGNLAGNGLWFKTGILAYNLIMYLKRIIMGGVYKNKEMGSIRYQVISIAGKLVSHGGNKLKLCCSVDMFKKMEQWRTECLTL, from the coding sequence ATGAGCAAACTAAACTACAAATTAGAAAGAAGCAATGATAAAATTACCCCATTTGGTGGAATATCTTTGTTAATCCCACTGTTAGATAAGATGGGCATCCGAGATTTCCTTGATAAAGAACTTGATCATCCAGGCTCTAACAGAGGCAAACCGCCATCTTCTAAAATAATTCCTGTTATTCTATCGATGATATGCGGTGGCAGGAGTTTCAGTGATATCGACAAACTTTCTTTTGATAAGGTTTTAAGCTATATCAGCGGTATTGAAGATATCCCGGATAGTTCCAGCATCAGTAGGTATTTTTCAAAAACAGAAAGCATGTTGGATGAAGTAGCAGTTAATAAAACAATCAGCAAACTGGGCAGTCTCAACTATAAAATAGTGAAAGATGCTTTAAAAAGAGAAAATTTATTTTCAGTTACTCTGGATCAGGACGCCACTTATGCAAAGGTGTATAAAAGGGATGCCAAGTATTGTTATAAGAAATTTAAAGCATACAGTTCTATGACGTGTTTTATAGGAGAGAGCGGTTATTGTATAGACGAGGAATTTCGGGAAGGCAATGTAAGTGCCCAGGTTGGCATACTTGAACAGCTTCAGAGAGTCCATAAATATCTTGAATCTTGTGGTATAGAAGTATCCAATGTTCGTAATGATTCTGCCGGTTACCAATCTAAAGTATTGAATTACTGTTTTGATAACGATTTAACGTTTTTTATAGGAGGTGACCTTGATAGTTCAGTTCGTAAAGGAATAAATCATATACCATCTGATTCATGGAAAAGATATAGAAATAGGTATGGAGATGAAAGCGATAATGAGGAAATAGCAGAGTTTATTCACTGTATGGAAAACACTAAGGAGAGTTTCCGTATAATAGTTGTTCGTAAGAAAATTGAGTCAGACAACCCCACAGTTCCGGAGCTTCTTGGTGATAAATATGAATATCGTGTTATTGCAACTAATTCAAAACTGGATGCAGAAAAGGTGGTACATTTTTATAATTTGCGCGGTGTTTGTGAATACAATATAAAAGAAGCAAAGTATGGTTTTAATTTAAAAAGCTTTCCTTCGGGTAATCTTGCGGGTAACGGCTTATGGTTTAAGACAGGAATACTGGCATATAATCTGATTATGTACCTCAAACGAATCATAATGGGAGGTGTCTATAAAAATAAAGAGATGGGTAGTATACGTTATCAGGTCATATCTATAGCGGGGAAACTTGTGTCCCACGGCGGTAATAAACTGAAGTTGTGCTGCAGTGTGGATATGTTCAAAAAAATGGAACAGTGGAGGACAGAATGTTTAACGTTGTGA
- a CDS encoding TIGR01777 family oxidoreductase: MEYELPFSALLDIAVGRSVRKELERMFCYRHSVIKNDLSVIEKYDVPVKKILISGSSGVIGRELTTLLKMMGHKVYKLIRKKSNRTDEIVYEPYSGYISDSLEGFDIVIHLTGDPIGKGRWTDNKKKAIRESRINTTRFLVERIKQLENPPEVFFSASAIGYYGDKGETVADEECEKGTNFISDLCWDWEEEALKLKDTCRIVKGRFGVVLTLKGGALKEYFNFYRFGLGFKIDRGEQWVSWISLDDALYSVLECIFNKKIQGAVNIVSDLPVKQKDFAETLANFMKRPVPLKLPPSLVCGLFGQKGKEILLEGCKVTSSKLKEQKFSFFYNDLSSALLHLMGGKHDA, translated from the coding sequence GTGGAGTATGAACTGCCCTTTTCAGCTTTGCTTGACATTGCTGTCGGAAGATCGGTTAGAAAAGAGCTCGAGAGAATGTTTTGCTACAGGCATTCCGTTATTAAAAATGACTTATCTGTAATAGAAAAATACGACGTACCTGTGAAAAAAATTCTTATTTCAGGTTCCAGTGGGGTTATTGGAAGGGAATTGACAACTTTACTGAAAATGATGGGTCATAAAGTTTATAAACTAATCAGAAAAAAAAGCAACAGAACAGACGAAATTGTTTATGAACCCTACTCCGGTTATATTTCTGATTCTTTGGAAGGTTTTGACATTGTCATTCATCTAACCGGAGACCCTATAGGTAAAGGCAGATGGACTGACAATAAAAAGAAAGCTATTAGGGAAAGCCGTATTAATACAACAAGATTTTTGGTTGAGCGAATCAAACAGCTTGAAAACCCTCCAGAGGTTTTTTTCTCAGCTTCTGCAATCGGTTATTATGGTGACAAAGGGGAAACAGTAGCGGACGAAGAATGTGAAAAAGGTACAAATTTTATTTCAGATTTGTGCTGGGACTGGGAAGAAGAGGCTTTGAAACTGAAAGATACATGCCGGATTGTTAAGGGAAGGTTTGGCGTTGTTTTAACCCTTAAAGGCGGGGCATTGAAAGAGTATTTTAATTTCTACAGATTTGGACTTGGCTTTAAGATTGACAGAGGTGAGCAGTGGGTCAGTTGGATTTCTCTTGATGATGCTCTGTATTCAGTACTTGAGTGTATCTTCAATAAAAAAATCCAAGGTGCTGTGAATATTGTTTCGGATTTGCCAGTCAAACAGAAGGACTTTGCCGAAACACTGGCAAATTTTATGAAGCGACCGGTTCCTTTGAAGTTGCCGCCATCCCTTGTTTGTGGTTTGTTCGGACAAAAGGGTAAAGAGATTCTGCTTGAAGGCTGCAAAGTGACATCATCGAAGCTGAAAGAACAAAAATTCAGTTTTTTCTACAATGATTTAAGTTCCGCTTTGCTTCATCTTATGGGAGGAAAACATGATGCCTAA
- a CDS encoding ABC transporter substrate-binding protein, whose amino-acid sequence MYRVVLAFVFFCFLGVLFTAHAEYRIVSLAPNVTEILFEAGLGNQVVGVTDKCNYPAKAKNIAEIGSYYRPSIEKILMLEPTHVLGMREGYTKRLKYRLDKLGIRNRFFKVDDYHDISRMIAEIGKIFGKSTKNILSRIDSYFNSGKIDYKGDVVFLISAKPAYAVGGGNFVNDILKCANLRNALADSGKDFPRINYEKIFQLNPDYIILARRHGSSEADSFFYEKIKGLGEKAKILEVKPDIFLRPSYRIIDACKMLKKLIR is encoded by the coding sequence TTGTACAGAGTAGTATTAGCATTTGTATTTTTCTGTTTTTTAGGAGTTTTATTCACTGCTCATGCGGAATATCGGATAGTCAGTTTAGCACCTAATGTGACGGAGATTCTTTTCGAAGCTGGTCTGGGTAACCAGGTTGTAGGCGTTACCGATAAGTGCAACTATCCGGCAAAGGCTAAAAATATCGCCGAAATTGGCAGTTACTACAGACCGAGCATTGAAAAGATTCTTATGCTTGAGCCGACGCATGTTCTGGGTATGAGGGAAGGGTATACAAAAAGGCTTAAATACAGGCTGGATAAACTGGGGATTCGAAACAGGTTTTTCAAAGTGGATGATTACCATGATATAAGCCGGATGATTGCTGAGATCGGTAAAATATTTGGTAAATCAACGAAAAATATTCTCAGCAGAATTGATTCCTATTTTAATTCCGGTAAAATAGATTATAAAGGGGATGTTGTTTTTCTTATCAGTGCGAAGCCTGCATATGCCGTTGGGGGAGGTAATTTCGTGAATGATATTCTCAAATGTGCAAATCTTCGAAATGCACTTGCTGACAGTGGAAAAGATTTTCCCCGAATAAATTATGAAAAAATATTTCAACTCAACCCTGATTATATAATATTGGCAAGAAGACACGGATCATCGGAGGCTGACAGCTTTTTTTATGAAAAAATCAAAGGACTGGGGGAGAAAGCGAAGATACTGGAGGTTAAGCCGGATATCTTCCTCAGACCCTCATACAGGATAATAGACGCATGCAAAATGTTAAAAAAATTAATCAGGTAA
- a CDS encoding Crp/Fnr family transcriptional regulator, whose translation MNKDAAVKMFLNIFTGSRDEDVYKTLYQISSVVSKEKKEIFFLEDEEGSHIYFLLSGVVKLSKTNDEGKEAVIHFVKSGEIFAEILLYLKNRYPVTATALEDCEALAIDSKKLFDEIKRQPEFSMKLIGVLAGRIKYFVNMIENLTLADTRKRFLSYLNNIAEKQNSKVVTLPVNKGELALLLGSTPETFSRLLKKLAEEEVIVVRGKEITLIDLGELQ comes from the coding sequence ATGAATAAAGATGCCGCAGTTAAAATGTTTTTAAACATATTTACAGGCTCCCGGGATGAGGATGTTTATAAAACATTATATCAGATTAGCAGTGTTGTTAGCAAAGAGAAGAAAGAAATTTTTTTTCTGGAAGATGAGGAAGGCAGTCATATATACTTTTTGCTTTCAGGGGTTGTAAAGCTTTCCAAAACCAATGACGAAGGCAAAGAAGCCGTTATACACTTTGTAAAGAGCGGCGAAATTTTTGCGGAGATACTTCTTTATCTTAAAAACAGATATCCTGTTACTGCCACGGCACTGGAGGATTGTGAAGCTCTTGCAATCGATTCGAAAAAACTTTTTGACGAGATAAAAAGACAGCCAGAATTTTCAATGAAGCTTATAGGTGTGTTAGCGGGAAGGATTAAATACTTTGTCAATATGATAGAAAATCTCACTCTGGCGGATACAAGAAAGAGATTTTTATCGTATCTCAATAATATTGCAGAAAAGCAAAATTCAAAAGTTGTAACCCTCCCAGTGAATAAAGGTGAGCTTGCACTTCTTCTTGGAAGCACGCCGGAAACCTTTTCAAGATTGCTTAAAAAGCTGGCAGAAGAAGAGGTTATTGTGGTCAGAGGCAAAGAGATAACTCTGATTGATCTCGGTGAACTGCAATGA
- the aroF gene encoding 3-deoxy-7-phosphoheptulonate synthase: MIVVMKIGASDAQLNQVCSKGEEMGFKPHVIYGKERNVVGLVGLGKSEMGIIEDMEGVDRVLPITKPYKLASKEVKKEYTTVDVSGVQFGGEEITVIAGPCAVESEEQIVKSAQYVKAAGAKMLRGGAFKPRTSPYSFQGLGEEGLKYLSQAREETGLPFTTEVVNPRDVDLVYKYTDMFQVGARNIQNFALLTLLGQTDKPVLLKRGMATTIDEFLMAAEYILSEGNKNVVLCERGIRTFETATRNTLDISCIPVVKERSHLPIIIDPSHAAGHWHYVPALSKAAIAVGADGLIVEVHPDPENALSDGAQSLNPDEFIKMMGQIRTVALSVGKHM, translated from the coding sequence ATGATTGTAGTAATGAAAATCGGAGCATCAGATGCTCAACTTAATCAGGTTTGCAGCAAAGGTGAAGAAATGGGATTCAAGCCCCATGTGATCTACGGAAAAGAAAGAAACGTAGTGGGGCTTGTAGGACTCGGCAAAAGTGAAATGGGTATAATCGAAGATATGGAAGGTGTTGACAGGGTTTTGCCAATCACTAAGCCCTACAAACTTGCCAGCAAGGAAGTTAAAAAAGAGTATACAACTGTTGATGTCAGCGGCGTCCAGTTTGGAGGGGAAGAAATCACGGTAATTGCCGGCCCTTGTGCAGTGGAAAGCGAGGAACAAATTGTCAAATCGGCCCAATACGTCAAAGCTGCCGGAGCAAAAATGCTGCGGGGAGGAGCATTTAAACCACGTACAAGTCCTTACTCTTTCCAGGGGCTGGGTGAAGAAGGTCTTAAATACTTATCTCAGGCGAGAGAAGAAACAGGTCTCCCCTTCACCACGGAAGTGGTTAACCCAAGGGATGTCGACCTCGTTTACAAATATACGGATATGTTTCAGGTGGGTGCAAGAAATATTCAGAATTTTGCTCTCCTCACACTCTTGGGGCAAACAGATAAGCCTGTTCTCCTTAAAAGAGGGATGGCAACAACAATAGATGAATTTCTCATGGCAGCAGAATATATTCTATCAGAAGGGAACAAAAATGTTGTGCTTTGCGAGAGAGGCATAAGAACTTTTGAAACGGCAACCAGAAATACTTTGGATATCAGTTGTATACCTGTTGTCAAAGAACGCTCACATCTTCCAATAATTATCGATCCCAGTCATGCTGCCGGTCACTGGCACTATGTTCCCGCTCTGTCAAAAGCTGCCATAGCAGTTGGAGCAGACGGTTTGATAGTAGAAGTGCACCCTGACCCGGAGAATGCTCTAAGCGACGGGGCACAGTCACTAAATCCTGATGAGTTTATAAAAATGATGGGACAGATAAGAACAGTTGCTCTGTCTGTAGGTAAACATATGTAA